A genomic window from Silene latifolia isolate original U9 population chromosome Y, ASM4854445v1, whole genome shotgun sequence includes:
- the LOC141628316 gene encoding uncharacterized protein LOC141628316, producing MGDEIRWPRPPVERQLWRKDSKKKCEFYRDIGHNTEDYYTLRMEIRRLYEQGELSHLLPRGGNQQDNVGSAKPTAPPTCTKIINVITGGSDISGLTYSAAKRRATETKEDRPEISCRVSHSNLPVVAFDEEDIHDSQEHHDALIITLSMANCTVRKVLVDTGSSVNLIMLKTIENMGFSEKDLQKKTIPLVGLSGEITNSLGEIVIPTYAGGINKQVRYLVIDGPSTYNVILGRPWLYLMKAIASMYHQCVKFPTPWE from the coding sequence ATGGGAGATGAGATAAGGTGGCCTAGGCCACCAGTAGAACGACAGTTATGGCGAAAAGACAGCAAGAAAAAGTGCGAGTTCTATCGTGACATCGGGCATAACACGGAGGATTACTACACTCTACGCATGGAGATCAGGCGCCTGTACGAACAGGgggagctgagccacctattaccacgtgggggaaATCAGCAGGATAACGTGGGCTCCGCGAAGCCCACAGCACCGCCTACATgcaccaagataataaacgtgataacaggcggctcagacatAAGTGGATTGACATATTCGGCAGCCAAGAGACGTGCTACTGAAACTAAGGAAGACAGACCAGAGATCTCCTGCAGAGTTTCCCACAGCAACCTGCCCGTTGTCGCCTTCGACGAAGAAGATATACACGACAGCCAGGAACATCATGATGCACTTATCATAAcattatcaatggccaattgcacagttagaaaggttcTGGTAGATACTGGTAGCTCGGTCAatctaatcatgctgaaaaccatagaaaacatggggttcagcgagaaaGACTTGCAGAAGAAGACCATCCCGCTGGTGGGACTTAGTGGAGAAATAACTAACTCATTGGGAGAGATCGTGATTCCAACGTATGCAGGAGGAATCAACAAACAGGTGAGATACTTGGTTATAGATGGACCATCTACCTACAATGTTATTCTCGGAAGACCATGGTTGTACCTAATGAAGGCAATCGCCTCAATGTATCATCAATGTGTGAAGTTCCCCACGCCCTGGGAGTAG